From the genome of Candidatus Chlamydia corallus, one region includes:
- the argR gene encoding arginine repressor yields MKKKVTIDKALKEILSLEGAATQEELCAKLLAQGFATTQSSVSRWLRKIQAVKIPGEHGARYSLSSPKEKINTRDLVLSIRHNAYLIVIRTVPGSASWIAGLLDQGLKDEILGTLAGDDTIFVTPVEERRLLFLMSAIANLLQVCLD; encoded by the coding sequence ATGAAAAAAAAAGTAACTATAGATAAAGCTTTAAAAGAAATTTTATCTCTTGAAGGGGCCGCAACTCAAGAAGAGTTGTGTGCAAAACTTTTAGCTCAAGGTTTTGCTACGACCCAGTCTTCGGTATCTCGATGGTTGCGCAAGATTCAGGCTGTAAAAATTCCTGGGGAGCATGGAGCCCGTTATTCTTTGTCGTCCCCCAAAGAGAAAATAAATACCCGCGATTTGGTGCTTTCTATTCGCCATAACGCCTATCTTATTGTTATTCGTACTGTCCCGGGTTCTGCTTCCTGGATCGCAGGGCTATTAGATCAAGGACTTAAGGATGAAATTCTTGGAACTTTGGCAGGAGACGATACCATTTTTGTAACTCCTGTTGAGGAGAGACGACTTCTATTTTTGATGAGTGCGATTGCGAATCTGCTGCAAGTTTGCTTGGATTAA
- a CDS encoding amino acid ABC transporter permease encodes MDHWLAIARLLFRGCGYTLFVSGIGILLGSILGLLIGTATSLYFPYRLTKFLANSYVTIIRGTPLFIQILIVYFGLPGVVPIEPTPLVAGIIALSMNSAAYLAENIRGGINSLSIGQWESAMVLGYKRYQIFIYIIYPQVFKNILPSLTNEFVSLIKESSILMVVGVPELTKVTKDIVSRELNPMEMYLICAGLYFLMTTAFSCVSRLSEKRRNYDN; translated from the coding sequence GTGGATCATTGGCTAGCTATAGCAAGACTATTGTTCAGAGGATGCGGCTATACCCTATTTGTTAGCGGGATAGGCATTCTTCTTGGTTCTATTTTAGGACTTTTGATTGGCACGGCGACTTCTCTATACTTTCCTTACAGGTTAACCAAATTTTTAGCTAATAGTTATGTGACTATTATCCGCGGGACTCCTTTATTTATTCAAATCTTGATTGTATATTTTGGTTTGCCAGGCGTTGTCCCGATAGAACCCACACCCTTAGTTGCAGGAATCATTGCCTTAAGTATGAACTCTGCAGCATATCTTGCAGAAAATATCCGAGGAGGAATCAACTCTCTTTCTATAGGACAGTGGGAATCTGCAATGGTCTTAGGGTATAAGAGGTATCAAATTTTTATTTATATTATTTATCCTCAGGTTTTTAAAAATATTTTACCTTCGTTAACAAATGAATTTGTCTCTTTGATTAAGGAAAGTAGTATCTTGATGGTTGTGGGTGTTCCTGAGTTAACTAAAGTAACTAAGGATATCGTTTCAAGGGAGTTAAATCCTATGGAAATGTATCTTATTTGTGCTGGTTTATATTTCTTAATGACAACAGCATTTTCCTGTGTCTCCAGGTTATCGGAAAAGAGGAGAAATTATGACAATTAG
- a CDS encoding ATP-binding cassette domain-containing protein, giving the protein MTIRVQNLAYSVNKKKILDGVTFSLDRGHITLFVGKSGSGKTTILRALVGLVHPIQGDIFIEGEVPALVFQQPELFSHMTVLGNCTHPQIHIKGCSTEEARERAYDLLRLLDIEEVAKSYPDQISGGQKQRVAIVRSLCMDKHTLLFDEPTSALDPFATASFRHLLETLRDQELTIGVTTHDMQFVHSCLDRIYLIDQGTITGVYDKRDGDLDSDHPLSKYMHSAEQ; this is encoded by the coding sequence ATGACAATTAGAGTCCAAAATCTTGCCTACTCTGTAAATAAAAAGAAGATTTTAGATGGTGTAACTTTTTCTTTGGATCGAGGACACATTACACTGTTTGTTGGGAAAAGTGGTTCAGGAAAAACAACGATCTTACGTGCTTTGGTAGGCTTAGTCCATCCCATCCAGGGAGATATTTTCATCGAAGGGGAGGTTCCAGCCTTGGTTTTTCAACAACCTGAGTTATTTTCTCATATGACAGTATTAGGAAATTGTACACATCCGCAAATTCATATCAAGGGATGTAGCACCGAAGAGGCTAGAGAGAGGGCTTACGATCTTTTGCGTTTGTTAGATATTGAAGAAGTTGCTAAGAGTTATCCTGACCAAATCTCTGGGGGACAAAAACAACGTGTAGCAATTGTACGTTCTTTATGTATGGATAAACATACACTACTTTTTGATGAACCTACATCAGCTTTAGATCCTTTTGCTACGGCATCGTTCAGACATCTTTTAGAAACACTCCGAGACCAGGAGTTAACTATAGGTGTGACCACTCATGATATGCAATTCGTTCACAGTTGTTTGGATCGTATCTATCTTATAGACCAAGGAACTATTACAGGGGTGTATGACAAGCGTGACGGAGATCTCGATTCCGATCATCCGTTATCAAAATATATGCACTCTGCAGAACAGTGA
- a CDS encoding YihY/virulence factor BrkB family protein encodes MFRKLFPFSKKKTSQKRHLRNNGLLQVVIQSVKVLLHNEASKEACVLSYYGLLTCIPIIVFFLRLSQHLFTNLNWKEWLIIKFPDYKKPIVAIVEAAYHATESNIGLVLVGSFFVFCWAGILMLLSLEDGLNKIFRTSWTPISLKRLVSYFVITLVSPMIFIIVCGAWIYITQIMPIQYAKLFSLSHSMTTLYFISRLVPYLLLYLALFCCYAFLPRVAIQKTKALISTLIIGSLWIVFQKAFFSLQVSLFNYSFTYGALVALPSFLLLLYIYAIIYLFGGALTFIIQNRGCTFVFLGDKILPSCYLQLITSTYILALTTRQFNEGRSPLTPQFIAKHSKVPIGEVSQCLDILEKEGFIFPYNNGYQPVFNFSEFTIKDVADKLLHREIFTKFNPDLGITFIENSFQNMFNQASKNKDNLTLSEIASRIK; translated from the coding sequence ATGTTTCGAAAACTTTTCCCGTTTTCTAAAAAAAAAACAAGTCAGAAGCGACATCTTCGAAACAATGGGCTTTTGCAAGTCGTTATCCAATCAGTAAAAGTCTTGCTGCATAACGAAGCTTCTAAGGAAGCCTGCGTGTTAAGCTACTATGGATTACTTACTTGTATTCCTATTATAGTATTCTTCCTAAGGCTTTCCCAACACCTATTTACAAACCTCAATTGGAAAGAATGGCTGATTATCAAATTCCCAGATTATAAAAAGCCAATCGTTGCTATTGTGGAAGCTGCTTATCATGCTACAGAAAGCAACATAGGGTTGGTCTTGGTAGGAAGTTTTTTTGTTTTCTGTTGGGCAGGAATTTTAATGCTCCTATCCTTAGAAGACGGGCTAAATAAGATTTTCCGCACAAGCTGGACTCCCATATCCCTAAAGAGGTTAGTCTCTTACTTTGTGATCACCCTAGTTAGCCCTATGATCTTCATTATTGTCTGTGGTGCTTGGATTTATATCACACAGATTATGCCTATCCAATACGCTAAGTTGTTTTCATTAAGTCACTCAATGACCACGCTCTACTTTATTTCACGACTCGTTCCTTATCTTCTACTCTACTTAGCTCTATTTTGCTGTTATGCTTTTCTTCCTCGCGTTGCCATCCAAAAAACAAAAGCTCTTATCTCTACGCTAATCATAGGATCTCTCTGGATAGTCTTTCAAAAGGCTTTCTTTAGCCTCCAAGTTTCCTTATTTAACTATAGCTTTACCTATGGCGCCCTTGTAGCTCTTCCTTCATTCCTTCTTCTCCTATATATCTATGCAATTATCTACCTATTTGGAGGAGCTTTGACATTTATTATCCAAAATCGAGGCTGCACTTTCGTATTTCTAGGGGACAAAATCCTGCCTAGCTGTTACTTACAGCTAATCACATCGACATATATTCTAGCTTTGACAACGCGTCAGTTCAATGAAGGTCGTTCTCCTTTAACCCCACAATTCATTGCCAAACATTCGAAAGTTCCTATCGGAGAGGTCTCTCAATGCTTAGATATTTTAGAAAAAGAAGGGTTTATCTTTCCTTATAACAATGGGTATCAGCCTGTCTTTAACTTCTCTGAATTTACAATCAAAGATGTTGCAGACAAACTTCTTCATCGGGAGATTTTCACTAAATTTAATCCCGATTTGGGGATCACGTTCATAGAAAACAGTTTCCAAAATATGTTTAACCAAGCCTCTAAAAATAAAGATAACCTTACTCTTAGCGAGATTGCTAGTCGAATCAAATGA
- a CDS encoding class I SAM-dependent methyltransferase, whose translation MHSKFSSQRKKNTFHKQETSWNPIASSYNKLVQNSGHYYHRETILPQLLPLLALNSKTSLLDIGCGQGFLERMIPKKCRYLGIDISPRLINLAKKMQSERSHEFKIADLSKPLQSVELPLFSHAVAILSLQNMEFPGEVIRNTGALLEPLGQFFIVLNHPCFRIPRASSWHYNENKKIISRNVERYLSPMKIPIIAHPGQKDSPSTLSFHFPLSYWFKELSSNGFLVKNLEEWISSKTSTGKRAKAENLCRKEFPLFLMISCIKIK comes from the coding sequence ATGCATTCAAAATTTTCTTCTCAAAGAAAAAAAAATACTTTTCATAAGCAAGAAACATCTTGGAACCCCATAGCATCAAGTTATAACAAACTGGTTCAAAACAGCGGGCACTACTATCATAGGGAAACTATCCTTCCTCAGCTTCTTCCACTACTAGCTTTAAACTCAAAAACTTCTTTATTAGATATTGGTTGTGGTCAAGGTTTTTTAGAAAGAATGATTCCTAAGAAATGTCGTTATTTAGGTATAGATATCTCCCCTAGATTGATTAATCTAGCAAAGAAAATGCAATCAGAACGTTCCCATGAGTTTAAGATTGCCGATCTTAGTAAACCGTTACAATCAGTAGAACTTCCATTATTTTCTCATGCAGTAGCAATCCTTTCTCTTCAAAATATGGAATTCCCTGGAGAAGTTATCCGTAATACAGGAGCTCTGCTTGAACCGCTTGGGCAATTCTTTATAGTTTTAAACCACCCTTGTTTTCGGATTCCTAGGGCTTCATCATGGCACTACAATGAAAATAAAAAAATTATCTCTCGTAATGTAGAGCGTTATCTCTCACCAATGAAAATCCCAATTATCGCTCACCCAGGACAAAAGGATTCGCCCTCCACACTTTCTTTTCACTTTCCCTTAAGCTATTGGTTCAAAGAACTATCTTCAAATGGCTTTTTGGTTAAAAATCTTGAGGAATGGATATCTTCAAAAACCTCGACAGGAAAGCGAGCAAAAGCAGAAAACCTTTGCCGAAAAGAATTTCCATTATTTCTTATGATTTCATGCATTAAGATCAAATAA
- a CDS encoding IncA family protein, giving the protein MAITPKNESAAAAAAVVIPVETGTTGTTTTTTTAAAARSSSSLTEKIIAVAKYIVYALVVVTGALGTILGLCSLLTPGLGIAILVVFLVSVAILGLILKDSLSGGEARKLKEEVVKFSDENKRLEVTRVVLENEVKTLALTNQNLKEEIAKFSSENASLKESIEKLQHQVERLDLQLGAIENLSKAVEENAGDCKSMLAAIKEIQGSIGIDLAAEIKHTLSSMRTLIGEEWVQQSQKQIASLKEQIQSLQSAIKELQVQKDILSQAILSLQKEVSNLRFTADGLKANEAALSQRILELKKQEVSLKKQVEALQAMTTKAEAAQSRLISIIETSTAGTTTTTSTADTSTTGTTEEKKED; this is encoded by the coding sequence ATGGCAATTACCCCAAAAAACGAATCCGCAGCAGCTGCAGCTGCTGTTGTTATACCTGTAGAAACAGGAACAACAGGAACAACAACAACTACTACTACTGCAGCAGCAGCACGATCATCGTCTTCTTTAACTGAAAAGATTATAGCCGTAGCTAAATATATAGTTTATGCACTTGTAGTAGTAACAGGAGCGCTCGGTACAATTCTTGGTCTATGTAGCTTGTTAACTCCTGGCTTAGGCATTGCTATTCTTGTTGTTTTCCTTGTTTCTGTAGCAATTTTGGGCTTAATCCTTAAAGATTCTCTAAGTGGAGGGGAAGCACGGAAACTCAAAGAAGAGGTTGTTAAATTTTCGGATGAAAATAAGCGATTAGAAGTCACAAGAGTGGTCCTTGAAAATGAAGTAAAAACGCTAGCATTAACTAATCAGAATCTTAAAGAGGAAATCGCAAAATTTTCATCCGAGAATGCTAGTTTAAAAGAGAGTATAGAGAAATTACAGCATCAAGTTGAAAGACTTGATTTACAATTAGGGGCAATAGAGAATCTCAGCAAAGCGGTTGAAGAAAATGCTGGAGACTGTAAATCAATGTTGGCTGCAATAAAAGAAATACAAGGTTCTATTGGAATAGACCTTGCTGCGGAGATCAAGCATACTCTTTCATCAATGAGAACATTAATCGGTGAAGAGTGGGTACAACAATCACAAAAACAAATTGCTAGCCTCAAAGAACAAATACAATCTTTACAAAGTGCAATTAAGGAGCTACAGGTACAGAAAGACATCTTAAGCCAAGCTATTCTAAGCCTACAAAAAGAAGTATCTAACTTAAGATTTACTGCTGATGGTCTCAAGGCTAACGAAGCAGCGCTTTCTCAGAGGATTCTTGAATTGAAAAAACAAGAAGTGTCTTTGAAAAAGCAGGTTGAGGCGCTTCAAGCAATGACAACAAAAGCAGAAGCAGCTCAAAGTAGGCTTATCTCTATTATTGAAACAAGTACAGCTGGAACAACTACAACAACAAGTACAGCTGATACAAGTACAACTGGAACAACTGAAGAGAAAAAAGAGGATTAA